From Uloborus diversus isolate 005 unplaced genomic scaffold, Udiv.v.3.1 scaffold_1403, whole genome shotgun sequence:
cattcggaaacgcggatcggtcgcctcgatgcaaccgcaagcgttcggaaacgcttgcggtggaaccggtgacgtcacttaaccgcgttcggaaacactgcggttgttttctggcggtcgacttggtagcaacctgtggcaccgctgtctggaagcggttagcgagatcacaaacgtcacaaagtctgtgatccggtcgtgtttcatgttttgatcgtaacgcacgtgacttgcctattatgaaagttacgcgttgattggagtgtcgtttgctgctgaactagaactaccgcggtttaaccacgagcgttcggaaacacagctgttctaccggaattcctagagaaattccaaatacgtcataaccacaccggactaaccacgcggtgtaaccggtggatcgtttccgaacgcagcctaacTGGAGTGCtgtttgttaagaaataataatacaaattaaTATCTATCtgtaaaataccagtatttttcataaactaacttaaatttcaacattttaattgtgAATGACAGCGAAAACAAAGTTTCGCTACTAAACCATAGCGTTCTATGAGACCGGTAGCGAACGCAAAACTTGAGTGGCAATGAACGTTTGTTTACATTAAAGTCACGTGGTCAGTTTTTGTGACAGCTTGTTTGAATATTCAGATTGAAAACTAGCATTTGCTGTTTTACTTAAAATtctgggggggaaaaaaactgttttaaggtGATTTTGTATCCAAGATTTGTTGAGTAAGTGCTGTAATTGTACGTTAAATAGCATAGCAATGTTGGAAAGCATTTTACATCCTATACATCTAAAAGAGTTAGCAAAGCAGTGGATGCTGGAAGACGTTACAAATTATGATTTTGGAGGAGGTGTTGTTGGAGACACTGAGTGTGAATTCACTATTTTTATGAAAAGTCCTGGAGTTCTTGCTGGTATTCCGTTTGCGAATGCAGTATTTTCTGAGCTTGGCTTGAAGGCAAACTGGATTCACAAAGAAGGAGAGAAAATTTTCCCAATCACACCGGTTGTTAAAATATTCGGTTCTGCTAGAAAACTTTTGTTGGCAGAACGTATAGTGTTAAATGTTTTGAGCCGGGCTAGTGGTGTTGCTACTATTGCTTCGAATATGAAGTCTCAGTTGGAAAGTGTAGGATGGAAAGGTGCACTAGCTGGCACACGTAAAACTACGCCTGGCTTTAGAATGGttgaaaaatatgctttgctAGTTGGCGGAGC
This genomic window contains:
- the LOC129232962 gene encoding nicotinate-nucleotide pyrophosphorylase [carboxylating]-like, whose product is MLESILHPIHLKELAKQWMLEDVTNYDFGGGVVGDTECEFTIFMKSPGVLAGIPFANAVFSELGLKANWIHKEGEKIFPITPVVKIFGSARKLLLAERIVLNVLSRASGVATIASNMKSQLESVGWKGALAGTRKTTPGFRMVEKYALLVGGADTHRYDLSSMVMLKDNHVTISGSIETFLAPLELDPGLKQRTSNLATGGDEGAGLRPTETALGRGQGYSFMHKNATGAGRRLTEIVTEGESSGPVIPKKVETKRHQPEV